GCAAAATGACGTCGGCTTCGCGCCGGTCTTCCGTCGCTTCATAGCCCATCTGCTCGAACATGCCCTTCATCACTTCGGTATCGTGCTCGTTCATTTGGCAGCCGAACGTATAAATCAAATAGCGCTTGCCCCGGCCAAGCGCCTTCAGCTCATCGGGAATGCCGAATTCGTAATGAACCTGGACATCCTCTTTGCCCCGGCGCTTCTCGTCCTTGTAGCTGGGCGCGGAGTTGATCGTAATGTCGCGCCCTTTGATCCGATACGTCGTTCGCCCGTCTTCCTCCCTCACCACTTTGGCACCGGAGAAATCGAAATATTTGGAGTAGTCTTTGCCGCTATTGCCGGATTTTAAGTCCGGTGCGTTTTGGCCCTCCTTGTTCACGAGTCGGTTCACATCCTTCTATATGGAATGGATCAGTCTTTTTCGGTAATCCAATAGTCTATTATACCATCGAATAGACCTCATATCCATTGGAATGCGGAAGCGCCCGTAAATCCCCGTCAAGGGCAAGTCCAATTAATTCGCCAGGCCGCTGGCTTTTCTTGCTGCCAGTCACCTGTTTCGATTATCCCGGAGCTGCGCAAGCGAAGCTTGCCCTCATTCGACGATTTCGGCTTGATCGCCCGTTTTCGCGCCGGCCGAGTTCGCCTCATCGGTGTCGATATGCATGTCCAGCGCAAAATGCGGCGAGACCCGCGCGACGACGTTCTCGAACATAAGACCGCGTTCCCCGCCGATCCGAACTTTCAACATCTGCTTATCGCGAATGCCCCAACGTTCCGCGTCCGAGGTATGAAAATGAATATGCCTCGCCGCAACAATGACGCCTTCCGGGATCGTTACTTTGCCGGATGGGCCTTGGATCGTGATCCCCGCCGAACCCGCGATATTGCCCGATTCGCGCACGGGCGGATCGATGCCGAGCGTGAAGGCGTCCGTCCGGGATACTTCAAGCTGCGTTTGTTTGCGTACGGGACCAAGAACACGAACCTTTGCAAAAGCGCCTTTCGGGCCCAGCACTTCAACCGTTTCGTTCGCGGCGAATTGGCCCGGCTGCGATAACGGCTTCATTTCCGTCAGCATCGCCCCCGGTCCGAACAACGCTTCCACATGCTCCTGCGTCAGATGAATATGTCTGGCGGATACGCCAACCGGTACGATTTTCATCGATTTCAACCCCCTGGGTACGTTCGTCGTAAATGCATCAAAAGGCATACGGTCCGCAAGCGGAACGTATGCCTTCGTCAAAACGGCTAACGTTATTTAAACTCGGCAACGAGCTTCTCGAACTGATCGGCAGGCAGCGACAGGTCCTGGTTCGCAAGACCTTGCTCTTTAAAGCCGACGATCATATCCTCATACGATTTACGCTGTTTATTCTGGTAAATGAGGCCGGTCAGCATGCCTTCCGTTTCCATAATCTTGTTCATGGCCGCAACGCGGTTCGATGGATCGTAATCCGGGAATTGATCCAGATTGACGATATTTTCCTTGAACCAGTCGTACGTATTCACTTTGTTGAACGTGACGCACGGGCTGAATACGTTGATCAGCGAGAAGCCCTTATGCTTGATGCCCTCTTCAATCAGCGCCGTCAGCTGCTTCAAATCGCTGGAGAACGATTGCGCAACGAACGTTGCGCCTGCCGACATCGCAATTTCAAGCGGCGAAAGCGTCGTCTCGATCGAGCCTTCCGGCGTCGATTTCGTCTTGAAGCCTTCCGCGCTCCGCGGCGACGTTTGTCCTTTGGTCAACCCGTAAATCTGGTTGTCCATGACGATGTAGGTGATGTCCAGGTTGCGGCGGATCGCATGGACCGTATGCCCCATGCCGATGGCAAAGCCGTCGCCGTCGCCGCCGGAGGCGATAACCGTCAGCTCGCGATTGGCCAGCTTGACGCCTTGGGCGATCGGAAGAGCGCGGCCGTGAATACCGTGCAAACCGTAGGCATTGATGTAGCCCGAAATCCGGCCGGAGCAGCCGATACCGGAAACAACCGCCAAACCTTCCGGCTCGAGACCGACGTTAGCGGCTGCGCGCTGGATCGCCGCTTGAACCGAAAAGTCGCCGCAGCCCGGGCACCAGTTCGGTTTTACGTTGTTGCGAAACTCTTTAAATGTCGCCATCTTAGTTCAACTCCTTGCAAGCTTTATACACTTCGGTAGGCAGGAACGGATTGCCGTCGTACTTCAGCACGCTGTGAATTTTCTCTGCGCCGCCTACGTTCATCTTGATCTGCGAAGCGAGCTGGGCGGTGGCGTTATTTTCAAGGACAACAACCTTTTTCGCACCGTCCAGATACGATTTGACCAGGTCGGACGGGAACGGATGGATTTGACGAATCGTAATATGGTTCGTTTTTAATCCGTCCTTCTCCAGGCGAAGGCGAGCTTCGTCGATCGTGCCGCCTGTCGAGCCCATGCCGATGATGAGCACATCCGCTTCCTTATTCGGCGCGTCGGCGCGAACGGCGTCGCGGATAAGCATTGCGTTCAGCTTGGACAGACGTTTATCCATCATTCTCTTCCGGTTGCCCGCATTCTCCGAAGGACGTCCCGTTTCATCGTGTTCGACCCCGGTTACGTGGTGAATACCGTTCTTGTCGCCCGGAATGACGCGCGGCGATACATGATCTTCCGTAAACTCGTAGCGTTTGAAAAGCTGGTTCTCGCCCTGCTCCGGAATGTCGCGGATCAGCTTGCCGCGTTCGATCTTCATTTCATCCAGATTCAGCATCTCACACGTCTGCTTGCCGAGCGACAGCTGCAGGTCGGTCATGACAATGACCGGAACCTGATACTTCTCCGCAAGGTTGAACGCTTCGATCGTATCGTAGAAGCAGTCTTCGATCGACGCCGGGGCGATGACGATTTTCGGAATTTCGCCGTGGGTGCCGTACACCATCGCGTTCAGGTCGGACTGTTCCTGCTTCGTCGGAAGACCCGTCGACGGGCCGCCGCGCTGCGTATCGACGATAACGAGCGGCGTCTCGGTCATACCGGCGAGGCCGATGGCTTCCATCATGAGCGACAGGCCGGGACCTGCGGATGCCGTCATCGTGCGCACGCCCGCATAGTTGGCACCGATCGCCATCGTAACGGCTGCGATTTCATCCTCGGTCTGCACGACGGTACCGCCGAATTTCGGCAGCCTTTTAATCAAATATTCCATAATTTCGGAAGCCGGCGTAATCGGATAAGCGGACATGAGACGGCAGCCTGCCGCTATCGCGCCAAGTCCGATCGCTTCATTGCCGATAATGAACAGCTTCTGCTTGCCGTCTGGCGTACCGAGCTTGAATTCATCGAGCGGACCGCCGGCCAGATCGAGCACAAAATCGGAGCCGCGCTTGACGGCTTCGATATTTTTCTCGACGATCGCCGGACCTTTGCGTCCGAATTCTTCTTCGACGGCTTTATTGAAAACTTCAAGCGGCAGACCGAGAAGCGCCCAGGACGCGCCGGATGCCACCATGTTTTTCATCAGGGAAGTGCCGAGCTCTTCGGCGATCGACGTGATCGGAACCGGGAACAACCGTGCGCTGACCCCTTCCGGCAGCGTCGGGTTGAACTTGGCGTCGGCAACGACTACGCCGCCTGTGCGAAGCTCGTGCGCGTTCAAGTCGATGCTTTCCTGGTCAAAGGCGACCAGAATGTCCAGATCGTCGGAAATAGCCCGGTGGGGCGTCGTGCTGATGCGAATTTTATTATTCGTATGGCCGCCTTTGATCCGCGAAGAAAAATGACGGTACCCGTACAAGTAGTAGCCCAGCCGGTTCAGTGCGGTAGAGAAAATACGGTCGGTACTTTCAACGCCCTCACCCTGCTGTCCTCCGATCTTCCAAGACAATTGACTGATCAAAATGCCCATCTCCTCTTTTGGATGAACGTGCGACTCCATTCGACAACATCCAACCTATCAATATAGTGCTTAACAGTCAAATAAATTCTATGACTGCAGGTCATAAAAAGCAAGCTGTTCCCGTGATTTTACGCATAGTTCTTTTCGATTGAATCCATACCGGAACGAGATTGAAACGTGTCCGAATCTTCAATCCGGCAGATGCTTTTCTAAAAATCGCAGTGCATTTTCGCTCATGAACGAGCGCACCTTCGATTCGGGATACGCCT
This genomic window from Paenibacillus humicola contains:
- the pduL gene encoding phosphate propanoyltransferase, which translates into the protein MKIVPVGVSARHIHLTQEHVEALFGPGAMLTEMKPLSQPGQFAANETVEVLGPKGAFAKVRVLGPVRKQTQLEVSRTDAFTLGIDPPVRESGNIAGSAGITIQGPSGKVTIPEGVIVAARHIHFHTSDAERWGIRDKQMLKVRIGGERGLMFENVVARVSPHFALDMHIDTDEANSAGAKTGDQAEIVE
- a CDS encoding 2-oxoacid:ferredoxin oxidoreductase subunit beta; this translates as MATFKEFRNNVKPNWCPGCGDFSVQAAIQRAAANVGLEPEGLAVVSGIGCSGRISGYINAYGLHGIHGRALPIAQGVKLANRELTVIASGGDGDGFAIGMGHTVHAIRRNLDITYIVMDNQIYGLTKGQTSPRSAEGFKTKSTPEGSIETTLSPLEIAMSAGATFVAQSFSSDLKQLTALIEEGIKHKGFSLINVFSPCVTFNKVNTYDWFKENIVNLDQFPDYDPSNRVAAMNKIMETEGMLTGLIYQNKQRKSYEDMIVGFKEQGLANQDLSLPADQFEKLVAEFK
- a CDS encoding 2-oxoacid:acceptor oxidoreductase subunit alpha, with amino-acid sequence MISQLSWKIGGQQGEGVESTDRIFSTALNRLGYYLYGYRHFSSRIKGGHTNNKIRISTTPHRAISDDLDILVAFDQESIDLNAHELRTGGVVVADAKFNPTLPEGVSARLFPVPITSIAEELGTSLMKNMVASGASWALLGLPLEVFNKAVEEEFGRKGPAIVEKNIEAVKRGSDFVLDLAGGPLDEFKLGTPDGKQKLFIIGNEAIGLGAIAAGCRLMSAYPITPASEIMEYLIKRLPKFGGTVVQTEDEIAAVTMAIGANYAGVRTMTASAGPGLSLMMEAIGLAGMTETPLVIVDTQRGGPSTGLPTKQEQSDLNAMVYGTHGEIPKIVIAPASIEDCFYDTIEAFNLAEKYQVPVIVMTDLQLSLGKQTCEMLNLDEMKIERGKLIRDIPEQGENQLFKRYEFTEDHVSPRVIPGDKNGIHHVTGVEHDETGRPSENAGNRKRMMDKRLSKLNAMLIRDAVRADAPNKEADVLIIGMGSTGGTIDEARLRLEKDGLKTNHITIRQIHPFPSDLVKSYLDGAKKVVVLENNATAQLASQIKMNVGGAEKIHSVLKYDGNPFLPTEVYKACKELN